From the genome of Spirochaetota bacterium:
AGGTTGTTATCACACCCTCATAATTGCGAAGGGCGAAGCGTCTGTCTGACTGAGAGAGAAGATAGTTCGGCATAATGGGAATCTTACCCCCTCCCCCTGGCGCGTCAACCACAAATGTGGGCACAGCTAATCCACTTGTATGCCCCCGAAGATTTTCAATTATCTCCATCCCCTTCGTTATTGAGGATCTGAAATGCGAAATGCCAGGTGTTAGATCGCATTGATAGATATAGTATGGTCTGACACGTATCATTAGAAGATCCTGCATCAGCTTCTTCATTATATAGGGGCAGTCATTCACATCTCTCAGTAATACCGTCTGATTCGCTAAAGGTATTCCCGCATCAATCAGTCTTTCGCACGCTTCTTTGGACTCATAGGTGATCTCATTAGGATGATTGAATTGAGTATTGAAGTATAGGGGATGATACTTCCTAAGCATATTGGTCAGTGAATCAGTGATTCTCTGAGGCATTACCACTGGGACCCTGCTACCGATGCGTATGATATCTATATGCTCTATTTCATGCAGCTTTTGAAGGATATACTCAAGTTTATCATCGTTGAGTGTAAGAGGATCCCCTCCCGATAAAAGCACATCCCTGATCTCCCTATGCTGAGATATATAACCTATGCAGTCATCCAACTGTTGTTTTGTGAGATGCTTGTCAACAATATCGACAAGCCTCCTTCGCGTGCAATGGCGACAGTACATAGAGCAGATATGTGTAACGAGGAATAAGACCCTATCCGGGTATCTATGGGTAAGTCCATAAACCGGCGAATCTTTATCCTCATCAAGGGGATCGTAAATGTCTTCTGGAGAGGATGGCAATTCTTCAGCGCTGGGTACAGCCTGCAACCTGATAACGTTTCTCTTGTATTCCCTATCCATTAACGAGGCATAATAGGGTGTAATCCCCAATTTAAAATTTTGCAAACATTTCTCTAAATCCCTCTCTTCCTCTTCATCTACTGATATAATTTTTTTTAGAGTCTGTATATCTCGAATAACATTCTTAAACTGCCATTTCCAATCATCCCATTCCATCTCTGTTACATCATTATACAATGGGATCTTTTTGAAGTTCACTTTTTTTAATCTCTTCATCTTTGTCTACCGGGTATATTTTTGCATGCTATTAAATGCAGTGTGTTCAAACGTAAATGGATTCAAACAAATCTCTAATATCCTTTGATTCAGTTAAAATACTAAGTGCTGTCTTGGCATGATTCTCAGCATAACCATTCCCTATAATCATCTCAATATCCTTGCCAACCCCCTCAGCTCCCAGGGCGGCTTTAGTAAATGAGGTTGCCATGCTGAAAAAGTATACCTTCCCGCCTTGTCGGCAGATTAAAATTGAAGATAATTCTGTATCCGGAATATTGACAGAGTTAATCACAAGGTCTGCGAGCCCTCCTTCAGTTACTCTCATGATCTCTTCATAACAGGATAGAGCATCCCGAGCATCCTGCTTAATTATTATATCGCATAAATTAAGGGAGCTTAAGACGCGAATCCTCTCATCTGTATGGCCAATCCCGATAATGCGACCGGTTGAGCCTGCAATCTTCCGGGCCACATATGAACATAGAATCCCAGATTTACCGGTTGCCCCAATTATAACAACAGTATCGCCGGGCTTCACAAGCCTCCCTGTTTGAGCCGGAGCCCCAGCGACATCCAATACTGCCAATGCTAGAGGATCAGGAAGATCGCCATCGAGCCTTGAATATATACCGCTTTCAAATAGTATTGCTCTTCCCTTTATTCTCACCTGATCTGTATCAGGTTTAATCTCAAGTATCGTGTCAATCTTAAGGGGTGTAAGGGATAGGGAGACTAGGCTGGCAATTCTGTCACCCTCACTTAAATCATCTCTCCCCTTTAACCTTTTGCCAACCTTAGCAACATTACCCATGAGCATCCCGCCAGATCCTGTAACAGGGTTATGCATCTTGCCGCGAGAATTTACAATATCCAGGATCATTTCCTCAATCCCAGCTATGTCACCCCCAACCTCGCTCTTCAACTGCGCAAAGCTTGCTGAATCGATATTCAGCGTATCTACATCAATGAGTATTTCATTATCCCACAACACGCTTGTGTCATTATTAATCCTTTGAGCTGGTTGAGGTAGCGATCCCACAGGCTCAATTACTCGATGCGTTCCGAATGGATTTCCATTAGGTATATACTCTTCATTCATATCAGATTACCAAAGTATCAAGAGAAAGTATCATTCTGTATAATCGATCAATTATCCATCTTCTCAATTGATAGCTCAAGAACAATTTGATTTTTTAGTCAAGCATATAGATAACATATCAACATTCTACACTCAGAACAGGCCAGAGCTAAGCAGTTACGCTCCTTTTATCGATATACATTGTATAAGTTGTTGACTTTTTAATAGTTTTCTTTCTATAACATATAATATATTATATCATCTTATTAGTAAATCAAATGATAAATAGCCTTTCCCCTTCAACGGATAGAATAGCCATTACCATAGCAAATAGTCTGGTATAATAAAAATTTTATCGCAAAATGGATAAGAGAAGAACAAAAAGATATTCTATTTCTGATTATTTAGACAAAATAGTCTCAAAGGAAGAATACTATATTGATATACTCATAAATGGTTCAATAAGAGCAATATTGATTGATATTAGCATGTGCGGCCTAGGCTACAGGATTGAAGAGATTGATCCGGAGCGATTAAAAGAACTGCAAATTCCCGGAGATATGCTGATAAAATTATATATAGCAGATGTCGTCTTATTTGCCGAGATGAAAAAGGTGTGGACAGCTCTTATTGAGGATAAGGGCAAAAAGATCATTAAGGGAGGGCTGAGTTTTAATGTAATCTCTGTTGAGGACAGATTGAATCTTTCAAATTGTATTGAGAATATACGAAAAAGAATATAATATCAGCGACCATTTTACAGATAGCCCATATCGATCAGGACGATGGCATTGACAAGGTAAGTAATGTTGAATGGGAATACGGCGATAGCATGATAATCTGCCAATTATAGACACTGAGAAACAACCCGGATAATTAACGCGCAAGTTTAGCGTTGCCTTGTGGAAACCCGGCGTGACCTTGCGAAGGTTCCGCACAGTATTGCTGAAACTCGGTGCAGATGCGCTGGCTTCCTGCAAATCTGCGCAAGAATCTATCAAAATTGTGACAATCCCCTCCAACATAGGTGTGGATAATAAAAGAGCCCCACCGGGGGTAAAAAAGGATGTATCTTTTTCTTAACACATGATTAGAGACCTGATAAAATGGACTATCTACGCCGGTGCATCAATCGCAATATACTTTTCATCCAATACTATTGCCCTATGCCAGGAAGCCCAATACGATTGGTTCTGGATTCTTTATGAGTATGAGAGGAATGAAAACTATCAGACAAAAGTCTGGCGACCCTTTTTTATGCGTAACACAGAGAACTCAAAGGGAAATGTATTCGAAGCGTCTCTAATACCAATAGTCTACTGGAAAAACAAAACAGTTAAAAAAAACGAATGGAAATCCCTTTTTGGTCTGATAAACTCAGTAGATTACATCCATCCCAATGGTGTCAGTGATTATGACTTTGGAGTATTTCCTTTTCTGCTTTATGGAGATTCAGTGGATAAAAATGACAAATACTGTCACATATGGCCTTTTGGCGGCTCAATGAGAGATAAGCTTGGTCAGGATAACATATCAACCTATCTCTTTCCGGGATTCGTGCTATTCTTTTTCTTCCCTCCCTCATTCCCGCCAACACTAACTAATGCAGCAGTATTGCTAATATCCCTTATTCCACTATACGTTAATTATAATTCAAAGGATTATAAATCATGGGGGCTACTCTGGCCCATTATACAAAGGGGCAAGAGTTCAACCAGGAATGATAAACGCTTTTTGCCCTTCTACTCGCATAATTATACAAGGGATAAATACGAAAGTCATTCTATACTAATGTTATTTAACTATCAAAGGGTCATCATGAGAGATGATGAGCAAAAGACATTCTTTGCTGTTCCCTTCTTTGGGAAAAGATGGAATCGTTCTTCTCTCAGTAATTCCTCCACTCTCCTTTGGCCATTCTTTTCATGGGGTTATGATATAAAGAGGGGTGATTATGAACTAAATTTTCCCTGGCCCTTGGTTCAGATTCAGGACTGCAGTAAGCCTTATATAAATAAAAGGATATTCTTCCCCTTTTTTGGGAAGTATGATTACCAAAACAAGAGGACATTCTTTATCACTCCGCTTTACTTCAGTCTCAAAAAAAAGACCAAGAGTTATGATTCAGAGTATTATATAAATGCGCTTATAATCTGGTATTTCAAGAGGGAGTATAAAAAAAAGCCAAGCCCCACCTATGGGAGTTCATGGAGATATTTTAAGATATGGCCAATCTTCCACTACGAAAAGGATGATCGCGGTAACTTTTCATTTAATTTTCTGTCACTTTTGCCGATGCGCGACCCTGAGGGATATGAGAGGCTATATCAGCCCTTCTGGACTATCTTCGAATATAGAGGATTTCAGTCTGGGGAGAGGAGATTCGGTCTGCTCTGGAGATTATATTTCCAGAGATGGAGCAGGGATTTATTATATATTAAGATACCCCTTCTCTTCTCCTATGCCACATCTCATGGAAGGCTGACAAAATTATCCTTTCTATTTTCAATGTTCGGTTATTATAATGAGACTGATAAGAGATCAATTAGAATATTCTGGATACCGATAGAGTTAAAGGCTACTGCTACCCTAGATAAATCCCATAACAGAAGCAATCAGAAAGGAAATATTATCCAAAAGGAGGATGATCTACTCAATAAATTAAAAACAATCGAGATTTTTCATAGAAAAGCTCTTGATTTTGAAGTGAGAAGGGATTTTCTTTTGTATTCCAAGAGAGTATTCTGACTACCTCTAGAGGTGTGTATTGGATCGAATAATAATCATTTTTTCCAAGCTTGGCAGAAGGATCATAGAGATATTTGATCTTACTGGATTTACAATACTTATTCTATTCGAAACCCTCTATTATTTAAAAAATATCATAAGCAAGAGGGAGGATATTCTCAAGCAGATGTATATCGCTGGAGTGAAAACCCTATTCGTCTGCTCTATTGTCGCCGTTTTCACTGGAATGATTCTCGCGCTCCAGGCTGGCATAGAGTTGATGAGATTCCAGCAGCAGGCCTTTGTGGGGGACCTGATCATCACATCCATGACTAGAGAGATGGGCCCCTTTATGACAGCAATAATTCTTACCTCCTCAGTAGGATCAGCAATGGCTGCAGAGATAGCGACTATGAAGGTTAGTGAAGAGATAGACGCTTTAGAGATGATGACAATAAGCCCAGTTAAGTTCTTAATAATGCCCAGGGTGGTTGCCCTCTCCATCATGTTGCCTCTCGCCACTATTTATACGAATGTGCTTGGGACTCTGGGTGGAGCAGTCGTCGCCAAATTTCAACTCCATGTTTCCTTTGATATCTACTACACGCATGTTCTGGATTCCCTCAAGTTTAAGGACGCTTATGTTGGGCTTTTTAAGGCCTTCATGTTTGGGATTATTATATCCGGAATAAGCTGCTCCCAAGGCTTGAGGGCTGTTAATGGAGCAATTGGAGTTGGGAAGGCCACCAGATCCTCAGTGGTTGTGTCATTCCTCATGGTCTTAATAATCGGCTATTTTATTACATCAATATTTTATGGTTATATTATATGATTGAACTCAAGAATGTTCATAAATCCTTTAATAACAAAAAAGTGCTTAATGGTATAAACATTCGAATTGAAAATGGAGAGACCTTCGCAATAATTGGTCAATCAGGAGAGGGGAAAACTGTGACCCTTAGACATATCTCCGGGCTTACTGAGCCGGATTCAGGCGAGGTGCTGATAGATAACATCCGAATGAATAGTGCCTCCAAAAAAACCAGAAATAATTTAAGGGAGAGGATGGGGATTGTCTTTCAATCCGGAGCCTTAAT
Proteins encoded in this window:
- the ablA gene encoding lysine 2,3-aminomutase; amino-acid sequence: MKRLKKVNFKKIPLYNDVTEMEWDDWKWQFKNVIRDIQTLKKIISVDEEEERDLEKCLQNFKLGITPYYASLMDREYKRNVIRLQAVPSAEELPSSPEDIYDPLDEDKDSPVYGLTHRYPDRVLFLVTHICSMYCRHCTRRRLVDIVDKHLTKQQLDDCIGYISQHREIRDVLLSGGDPLTLNDDKLEYILQKLHEIEHIDIIRIGSRVPVVMPQRITDSLTNMLRKYHPLYFNTQFNHPNEITYESKEACERLIDAGIPLANQTVLLRDVNDCPYIMKKLMQDLLMIRVRPYYIYQCDLTPGISHFRSSITKGMEIIENLRGHTSGLAVPTFVVDAPGGGGKIPIMPNYLLSQSDRRFALRNYEGVITTYTQPENVFSNCGKCHICDDERYKPLDGVATLLSGEKLCLEPESLKRRKR
- a CDS encoding L-erythro-3,5-diaminohexanoate dehydrogenase, whose amino-acid sequence is MNEEYIPNGNPFGTHRVIEPVGSLPQPAQRINNDTSVLWDNEILIDVDTLNIDSASFAQLKSEVGGDIAGIEEMILDIVNSRGKMHNPVTGSGGMLMGNVAKVGKRLKGRDDLSEGDRIASLVSLSLTPLKIDTILEIKPDTDQVRIKGRAILFESGIYSRLDGDLPDPLALAVLDVAGAPAQTGRLVKPGDTVVIIGATGKSGILCSYVARKIAGSTGRIIGIGHTDERIRVLSSLNLCDIIIKQDARDALSCYEEIMRVTEGGLADLVINSVNIPDTELSSILICRQGGKVYFFSMATSFTKAALGAEGVGKDIEMIIGNGYAENHAKTALSILTESKDIRDLFESIYV
- a CDS encoding ABC transporter permease, whose protein sequence is MFSKLGRRIIEIFDLTGFTILILFETLYYLKNIISKREDILKQMYIAGVKTLFVCSIVAVFTGMILALQAGIELMRFQQQAFVGDLIITSMTREMGPFMTAIILTSSVGSAMAAEIATMKVSEEIDALEMMTISPVKFLIMPRVVALSIMLPLATIYTNVLGTLGGAVVAKFQLHVSFDIYYTHVLDSLKFKDAYVGLFKAFMFGIIISGISCSQGLRAVNGAIGVGKATRSSVVVSFLMVLIIGYFITSIFYGYII